The window AGGTGCTAATCAAGCTGTAGCCGCTGTTCGCTCGGGAGCACAAACAACAATGATCGGACAGATTGGCGATGACGATTTAGGAAAATTCATGCTTAAATCACTTAAAAAGGATCAGATCAACGTTTCACCGGTTACGATCAATAAATCTATCGGCACAGGCACAGCGACTGTTTTACTGGATGAAAATGGTCAGAATTGCATTTTGGTATATGGGGGTGCAAATCAGGAAATAGGTCAGGAAGACATTAAAAAAATAAGCAACAATATTCAAAATTCAGACTTCTTAATATCTCAATTCGAAACTCCCCAAAGTGCTACTAAAACGGCTTTCAAAATAGCGAAAGAAAATAATGTGACAACTATTTTAAATCCTGCTCCGGCGTCTAAAATTGATTCGGACTTATTAGCTTTGACCGACTTGATTGTGCCAAATGAAACAGAAAGTGCAGTTTTAACCGGTATTAAAATCACCGATGAAAAGTCGATGATCGAAACTGCAAAAACATTTTCAAAGATGGGTATCGATAATTTAATTATCACGATTGGAGATAGAGGTGTCTTCTATTCCACAAAGAAAGATCATGAATTAATATCCGCATACCATGTCAAAGCAGTTGATACAACAGCTGCCGGAGACACCTTTATCGGAGCGTTGAGTTCTCAGCTAAAAAAAGATTTCTCCAATATTAAATCCGCTATCTCCTTTGCTCAATGTGCTAGTTCAATAGCGGTTCAGCGGCTGGGAGCGCAACCTTCTATTCCCACTCTAAAAGAAATTAACATTGCAGAAAAAAACTACACCAGTGTTAAATCCTAATTTGAAATTTATCTGGTCATTCTTTAAAAAAATTAAAAAGGAAGTTGAAATCTAATATGAAAAAAACAACAGTTATTAATTCGGAGATATCAAGTGTAATTGCCGGGATGGGCCACATGGATTGGCTGGGAATTGGCGATGCCGGAATGCCGGTTCCGATTGGAACCAAAAAAATTGACTTAGCACTGACGAAAAATTTACCAAGTTTTATCGATGTTTTAAAGAACGTGTTAACAGAATTAGAAGTCCAAAAAATCTATCTGGCAGATGAAATAAAAACAAAAAATCCGGAACAATTAAAGGAAATCAAACAACTGATGCCAAATGTCGAAATCGAATTTGTTCCTCATTCCGAATTAAAAAAAGATCTTGCCAAAACGCATGCCTTTATCAGAACGGGAGAGATGACAGCATTTTCAAATATTATTTTGGAATCCGGCGTAGTCTTTTAATTCAATTTAAAAAAATTTAGGAGGTTTAAAATTATGGAATCAACAGCAGTCGAAAAAAAACACGGATGGATTCAATTATCCGATGGTTACCTGGATAGAACACCTATTTTCCAATTTATAATCGTTTCTTTGATATTCCCACTTTGGGGAGCAGCGGCATCTTTAAACGATATTTTAATTACCCAGTTTAAAACTGTTTTTGAATTAAACGATGCTTCAACGGCTTTCGTACAAAGTGCCTTTTATGGAGCGTATTTCTTAATCGCTATACCGGCTTCGATGATTATTAAAAAAAATAGTTATAAATTCGCTATCATGACTGGTTTGATATTCTACATCATCGGTTGCGGATTATTTTTCCCGGCTTCAAAT of the Oenococcus sp. UCMA 16435 genome contains:
- the rbsK gene encoding ribokinase; the protein is MLDYLTGEVSKAFYLIFTNFIFTKKEVGLVNKVIVLGSLNVDTILKIKRFPNPGETLESLEKNSAAGGKGANQAVAAVRSGAQTTMIGQIGDDDLGKFMLKSLKKDQINVSPVTINKSIGTGTATVLLDENGQNCILVYGGANQEIGQEDIKKISNNIQNSDFLISQFETPQSATKTAFKIAKENNVTTILNPAPASKIDSDLLALTDLIVPNETESAVLTGIKITDEKSMIETAKTFSKMGIDNLIITIGDRGVFYSTKKDHELISAYHVKAVDTTAAGDTFIGALSSQLKKDFSNIKSAISFAQCASSIAVQRLGAQPSIPTLKEINIAEKNYTSVKS
- the rbsD gene encoding D-ribose pyranase, whose protein sequence is MKKTTVINSEISSVIAGMGHMDWLGIGDAGMPVPIGTKKIDLALTKNLPSFIDVLKNVLTELEVQKIYLADEIKTKNPEQLKEIKQLMPNVEIEFVPHSELKKDLAKTHAFIRTGEMTAFSNIILESGVVF